ATAAGTTTTCTTTAGATTTTTTACGGATATCATAATGATCACCTCCTACTGTTTTCCACCAGATGACATTCCACCGCCTTGCTTATTTCCACCTTGCATTCCACCACCAGATGGTGCATCCATTCCACCTTTCATATCGGATTTTTCATCAGAGCTGCTACTGCTTCTTGTGATGGTCTTAACCTGATCTCCTTCGCTGACTCCTGATGTGATCTGTGCATAAGTATCATTGATGATCCCTGTCTCTACTTTGGTCTGTGTTCCATTTTCATTGTCATCCGTTACTACTGTTACATAACTTTCCCCGTCTTTTGTCTGGATTGCTGATACTGGGACTAAGACCGCATTTTCTGCTTTGGCTGTTGTGATCGTTGCTGTGACACTCATGGATGGCAAAAGGTCAGCTGCATTACTTAACTGGATCGTGACTGGATATGTCGCAACTCCATCACTTGTTGATCCAACTTTCGATACTTTTGTTACTTTCCCTGTAAATGTCTTATCTTCCACTGCATCTGCTGTTACTGTAACACTCTGGCCTTTCTTGACACTTTTGATATCTAATTCATCAACATTGATCGTTACTTTATAACTGCTTGTTTTCAGTACTTTGCATACACTCTGGCCTTTACTGATCGTTTTTCCTTTTGTGATCGTGCCACTTACGATTCCATTATATTTTGATGTAACTGTCAGGTTACTTCTTTCTGTTTTCAAGGTTGATAACTTCATTGTCAGATCTTTATATTTTCGTACATTACTTGCATAATCATCATCGGATGAATCACTATCTTCGATCGTATCTTCTAGAGTTTCAATCTGGCTTTCTAACTGCGTGATCGAATCTTCCAGATCAGAACTTGTAAGCTTAGCGATCACATCTCCTTTTTTGACTGCCGCTCCGTCTTTTTTAAGAACTGACTGTACGGTGACATCACTGGAAAATGTGACATTTTGCGTTGTTGCTTTTACAGAACCACTTCCTTCTACTGTCTTTTCAATCGTTCCTGTTGTTGCTTTCTGTGTCTGTACCGTTTTTTGTGGCTGCTTTTTCTGGAAGAAGAATTTATAAATTCCAAATCCTCCGCCACCAAGTAATGCTAAAATGATCACAATACAACATAGTTTATGATTCTTTATTTTTGATATCATATTTTTCTTTTCCATATATGCCTCCAATTCATGTGCTGTTTTTGATTTTCTGTTTGTTATTGTAGAAAATCTTTTTGAACATCTCATGATAGTTTTATGAACAGTACGTGTTAATGTTATGAACATTTTGTGACTTGAAAACACTGGAATTTCCACATTTTTCGTGCTATCTTGTAGATAACAAACTTGTAGTTAGGAGTTATGATCATATGAATTGGCATGGAAAACGTTATTATTCGTTTGATAGTTTTTTAAAGAATTATTTTGGTGAGAAAATTTATAAAGTATCCTTAGATGGTGGTTTTACCTGTCCAAACAGAGATGGAACACTTGGAACTGGTGGTTGTATCTTTTGCAGTGAGGGCGGTTCCGGGGATTTTGCTTCTTCAGCTGCTTTGTCTGTGACAGATCAGATCACCGCTGGAATTGAGATGGTTTCTAGAAAGATCGAGAATGGGAAGTATATTGCTTATTTTCAGGCTTTTACGAATACTTATGGTCCGATTGAAAAACTGGAAACTTTGTATATGGAAGCGGTCAATGATCCGCGAATCATTGCTCTTGCGATCGGTACCAGACCGGATTGCCTGCCTGCCGAGGTTTTGGAACTTTTAAATCAATTAAATAAGATCAAACCTGTGTTTGTGGAACTTGGTCTGCAGACGATTCATGAAGAGACCGCTTCTTTTATCCGGCGTGGGTACCCTTTGTCTTGTTTTGATGAAGCAGTTATGAATCTTCATAAGATCGGTGTATTGACTGTTGTTCACCTGATTCTTGGGCTTCCTGGTGAAACGGATGATATGATGCTTGAGTCAGTTCGTTATCTGAATCACCTTCCGATTCATGGGGTTAAATTTTCTATGCTGCATATTTTGAAGAATACGGATCTGGCTGATCATTATGAGGAACATCCCTTTGATGTGTTTACTTTGGAATCTTATGTTGATCTGATTTTGAAATGTATTGAGAATCTGAGTCCTGAGATCGTGATTCATCGATTAACTGGAGATGGACCGAGAGATTTGTTGATTGCTCCTGAGTGGAGTGTTTATAAGCGGAAAGTTTTGAATAGGATTGCGCATGAGATGAAGGTGAAGGATGTTTGGCAGGGGGATTTGTTGTAGATTGTAACCAACTTTTTAATATTTTTCAACAATTGTATGTTACACATGGAATAAAAATA
The sequence above is drawn from the Anaerostipes hadrus ATCC 29173 = JCM 17467 genome and encodes:
- a CDS encoding efflux RND transporter periplasmic adaptor subunit translates to MEKKNMISKIKNHKLCCIVIILALLGGGGFGIYKFFFQKKQPQKTVQTQKATTGTIEKTVEGSGSVKATTQNVTFSSDVTVQSVLKKDGAAVKKGDVIAKLTSSDLEDSITQLESQIETLEDTIEDSDSSDDDYASNVRKYKDLTMKLSTLKTERSNLTVTSKYNGIVSGTITKGKTISKGQSVCKVLKTSSYKVTINVDELDIKSVKKGQSVTVTADAVEDKTFTGKVTKVSKVGSTSDGVATYPVTIQLSNAADLLPSMSVTATITTAKAENAVLVPVSAIQTKDGESYVTVVTDDNENGTQTKVETGIINDTYAQITSGVSEGDQVKTITRSSSSSDEKSDMKGGMDAPSGGGMQGGNKQGGGMSSGGKQ
- a CDS encoding TIGR01212 family radical SAM protein (This family includes YhcC from E. coli K-12, an uncharacterized radical SAM protein.); this encodes MNWHGKRYYSFDSFLKNYFGEKIYKVSLDGGFTCPNRDGTLGTGGCIFCSEGGSGDFASSAALSVTDQITAGIEMVSRKIENGKYIAYFQAFTNTYGPIEKLETLYMEAVNDPRIIALAIGTRPDCLPAEVLELLNQLNKIKPVFVELGLQTIHEETASFIRRGYPLSCFDEAVMNLHKIGVLTVVHLILGLPGETDDMMLESVRYLNHLPIHGVKFSMLHILKNTDLADHYEEHPFDVFTLESYVDLILKCIENLSPEIVIHRLTGDGPRDLLIAPEWSVYKRKVLNRIAHEMKVKDVWQGDLL